The following nucleotide sequence is from Ahniella affigens.
AATAACCTGCCGGTGGGGGTCGTCCACAATATCGTTGCAAGTTATGCTGGCGACACCAACTTCCTGGGCACCACCGCAGGTTCGGTACAGGTCGAAACCACACTGGCCGACGTGGCGATCAATGTGACCAGCAGCCCGAATCCCGCGGCGCGCAATACCAGTCAGACATTCTCGGCCACGCTCACGGGCGGCATTCCGATCGGCAATGTGGCGTTCCAGGCGCTACCCCTGCCGAGCGGCAGCCCGATTGCGTTGGGTAGCCCGCCGATTAACGCGGGTGTCGCGATGGTGTCGTCCAGCGCGCTGCCGGTTGGCAGCTACACCATTCGCGTGATCTATGTGGGGGACACCAACCACAACTTCGCTATTGCCGATTCGGCCCAGCCGCACGTGGTCACGCCCGCGGCAGACCTCAGTATCGTCAAGACCAACAACCAGATTTACGTGACCGAGGGCGAGCAGGTGACCTACACGATCACGGTGTCGAACCCGGCTAATGGTGATCCGGTGGTCGGCGCGCTCGTCAATGACAATGTCAACGCAGCCTATTTCGATGATTCGGCCGCCGAAACGACCTGGACCTGCACGCCGACCGGCAATGCCGACTGCGCGGCATCGGCCGGAACCGGCGATATCTCTGGGCTCGCGGTCGACTTGGATCCCGGTACATCCGTGACGATTCTGCTGACCACGCGGTGTCGTGCCGAAGGCAACGAGTTTGTGGTCAGCAACACGGCCACTGTTGTTGCGCCGAGCGGGTTGACGGACAGCAACCTGAGCAACAACACCTCGGTCGACGCCGATCAAAGTGGTCTGTTTCGGGACGGATTCGAATAGCGCCATTCACCGATCATTCGGGCTCGCCCAATGGTTTTCGAAAACGCCCGCAAGGGCGTTTTTCGGTTTCGAGGATCGAGAATTTACGCGACGCCGTGTCTGTGCCGATAGGCTCCCGCCACCTGCCACATGCCTGCTCCGCGGTTTTGCTTCAGACGTGCCGTAGCGATGTGCCAGGGCGAAACGGCGGCTCTGCCCCACATTGACACAATACTTGGCAATTGAATCTGTCCGAGATTGCCCTCATTGGTCGATCTAGTAGAGGTGTGCGCCGTGCTTCGTGGCAACACGAATCGTTCCGGCAGGAGCAGGCAGTTGCCTGAGTGGTCGGGCTCGGATTCCCCTTGGGCGGGGAATCACGGGTCTTTGGAGTCAATGGTCAGGAGGATCAGATGGGATTGATGCATTTGCCAAGCGCAGACAAGGCGTTACCGGGCCGGGATACCGCTATGTCGATCAGCAATCGGCATGCGGTACATGGGCGCCCTTTGACCGGGGCATTCGTGGGGCTGCGCCGGATTCAGTTCGGCATGGGCTGCTTTTGGGGCGCCGAGCGCAAGTTCTGGTCGATCCCTGGGGTGTACACCACGGCAGTTGGCTACGCGGGCGGTACCACGCGGAATCCGACCTATCGTGAAGTCTGCTCCGGACTAACCGGGCATGCCGAAGTGGTCATGGTGATTTATGACCCGGGGCAGGTGAACCTGGCCAGTCTGCTCAAAGTGTTCTTCGAATCGCACGACCCGACCCAAGGCATGCGCCAAGGAAATGATCTCGGGACCCAATATCGCTCTGCAATCTATCTGGACTCCGACGACGATCGACAACTGGCCGAGCAGTGTCTGGCCCGCTATCAGCAGGCGCTGGGAACAGCTGGTCGCGGTGCGGCCACGACTGAAATCCGGGTCGGGCAGACTTTCTACTTTGCTGAGGAAGACCATCAGCAATACCTGCACAAGAATCCCGGCGGCTATTGCGGACTGGGCGGCACCGGCGTGTTGTGCCCAATCCCGGGTACACACTGAGTCGTAACCGAATGATCGCCGGGCGTGGCACCGGCGTAGGGCGCACCGGCGCCGACCATGCTGTTCCCGGCCCGACGCCCGCTGAATTCGGTCGATTTGTGCGGATGCCGGGGTTTAGTGGTCCGGGCTCGATGCTCATTCGGACCTCCTGAGCCGCCGCAATGAGCCTGTACGGTTGCGGCGGTTGCGAATCCCGTTGTCAGGCGCAGCGCCTGCCTTGAAGAAGATTGTGGTTCGGGCTAAATCCCGCAGAATCAAGCGCTTGCGTGCTTGATTCTGGTTGATATGGGCGTCGCTGCGGTGATGGCTTTGCGCATTGCTGACCCGACCGTCAGGCCGGACTTGGCTGCCGCTTGAGCCCGTGGGTGGCGACTGCTCAGAGGCCGCGCCCCACCACCCGGGCACCCGAGATAAAATCGGCAACCTCGCCGGTGCTCGAGTCGGAGAAGCGAGCGTAGTCCGCGTAGGTCTTGCCGGGTTCAAAGCGGGTGTGCCGCGCAAGGGTCTTGACGCTCAGGAAGCAGAGTTCCTGCCAGTTCGGGTCGAAGCGTGTCCGCATTGCATAGATGATCTGGTCATTCCGGCCAAGGGCCATGCCACGGCACAAGCTGACCTGCTGCCCATCCGCGCCGTACGCGCCGACCCAGGCTGCGGCCGCTTCCGTGTCATTCGCCCAAGGGGCAATGGGAAAACCGAGGAACGACAACAACTTGCCGGACTTCTTCGCGCGGTTTGAGGTCTCCTCGAAGGTGAGATCCTTGAATTCCTGAGCCGAGGTGGTCGCCGCGTTGCCCATTGCGACATGGCCGCCGCCCAGCCGACGCACTTCGACCCACCAGGCATTCAGCCGGTCGTCGAATGGCGCGTCCACATGGACGATCCAGCCCAACAGGTCGCGATCCAATTCCAGTTTGACAATGGCCAATGCGGGTTCAAGCGTGTCTCGGTGGATGAATTTGAATTTGGCCGGCAATTCAATGGTGGCGCCGCTATCGTCGAGCTTGATCGCACCTTGTTGGGCTTCGAGCCCCGTCATCGCGCGTTTCCAGATGCCGATTTCACTTTCGCCCTTCAACGAGATCACGGCGCCCTTCTTGCTCTCTTGGGCAACCGTCTGGGCGGTCCTGACCGGTGGGCGTTTCCGCGCGCCGCGATACTTCTCGGCCTCGGTCAGCCAGCGCGTCAAACGCGGGCTCGCCTCAAAACGCGCCTTCAACGCTGGGTCAGATTGGATCATGGCACGGTAACCCGCGTCGTCGAGCCGAAGCCGCAGATCGATTTCGTATGCTTTGGCACTCATCGCCGCAGCGACCGCAACCAGAACCGCAACCATGCCCAACTGCTTTTTCAGGGCGCCCTTGGCAAACGCGATGGCGATCAAGGGCAGCACTGCGGCGAATACGCCGCAAAGGATCCAGAACACGATCCCTTCGAGCGAACCCAGCAGAAAATAGACGGCGGCAAACGGCACCACCGCCTCCGCAACCGCCCACCCAATGTGGACCTTGTACAGCAGATAAAGCAGAAAGAGGGCACCAAGAAGAAGCGCGACGTGATAGATCAAGGGAGTCTCCTCAGAGCAGTTCGATGGCGCTGATATGCGCCTTCTTGATCGGCATGACAGTCACGCCAGTGCCATACATGCGGACACTGACGCGGCACTCCGAGTCGGTGACTGCCGTTAGTTCGCCCTCATAGCGGCGCCCACTCAGAAGCAGAACCTTGATCCGTCGGCCGATCAGCTTGGAAAGTTGTTCGAATTTGATGGGGCCCTTACCGATCTCATCGGTCGCCGGGGCGGTAGTCGGCGCAACCGGGGCGTCGGCGGTTGCGGATTCACTGTCGGCGTCGACAATCGTCGCGTCGGCGGCATCGGCAGGGTCGCTCTCGTCGACCACCGCCGGCTCGTCCAGCGGAACGGCAATCGAATCGGTTCCTGAGCTGGCCGCAGCCGGGCTCTCAGCAACCAGGGAGCCGGGGTCATCGCCGTAAAGGCTCGGTGCTGCGGTTTTACGGATGGCGTCGTTGAATTCAGTGACCAGCGCGTCGATCCGCGCCTCATCGGCGGCGGTGTCGACTGCCTGAGCACTGACGCTCGCCGCCAGCAAAACCAAACAAATTAATCTACTGCGCATGGGTTGGCCCCGAAGTGAGTTCGTCGATCAGGTAAGGCACAAGCCAGAAGTTTGCCAACTACCGGTATGTTTGAGAAATAAATCGGGCCGCCCGAGCCTTGCCTCAATCGAACGCGATTCGGGTCGACAGCGTCCCGGCAACGCGCGACAATATTCGATGCGGCAGCCAGTTCCGGCTGCATCACCCATCATTCTGGAGAATCGCATGGCAGAGACGAGTATCAAGGTGCCGGAAGGCGGCGCCAAGATCACGATTCAGAACGGACGTCTGAATGTTCCGGACAATCCCATTATCCCGTTCATCGAAGGGGACGGCACCGGTCCGGATATCTGGCGCGCCTCAGTGCGCGTACTCGACGCGGCGGTGGCCAAAGCCTATGGCGGCAAGCGCCAGATTCACTGGATGGAAGTGTTCGCCGGTGAAAAGGCCAACAATCTGCTCGGTACCTGGCTGCCGGACGCCACAGTCGACGCCTGCCGCGACTACCTGGTGTCGATCAAAGGGCCGCTGACCACGCCCGTTGGCGGCGGCATCCGCTCGTTGAATGTGGCGTTGCGCCAGATGCTCGATCTGTTCGTGTGCCTCCGACCCGTCCGTTGGTTCAAGGGCGTGCCGTCGCCCGTGCGCATGCCGGAAAAAGTGGACATGGTGATCTTCCGCGAGAACACGGAAGACATTTATGCCGGAATCGAATACGCCGCCGGTAGCGATGCCGCGCAGAAGCTGCTCGACTTCATCCAGGCCAACGACCCGAAAGCGTTCGACAAGATCCGCTTCGGGACCAAAGCGAAGGCCGAAGGCTGGCAGAAAGCACTTGAAGGCATTGGTTCGCCGGCGCGCGACGTGGGTGTGAATGTCGGTATCGGCATCAAGCCCGTGTCGTATTTGGGCACCGAGCGCTTGGTCCACAGCGCGATTGCCTATGCGATTCAGAACAAGCGCAAGTCGGTGACGATTGTCCACAAGGGCAACATCATGAAGTACACCGAAGGCGCCTTCCGGAACTGGGGCTACGAAGTGGCCGAGAAGTTCTTCGGTGACAAGGTTTACACGTGGGAGCAGTGGGAACGCACCAAGGCAGCCGACGGTGAGGCTGCTGCGAACGCCGAGCAGAAAGCGGCGTTGGCGGCGGGCAAAGTGCTGATCAAGGACTCCATCGCCGACATCACGCTGCAGCAGGTGCTGACGCGCCCGGACGAGTTTGACGTCATTGCGACGCTGAATTTGAACGGTGACTACCTGTCGGACGCGCTCGCGGCCCAAGTCGGTGGCATCGGTATTGCACCGGGCGGCAACATCAATGGCGTGACCGGTCATGCCGTGTTCGAAGCCACGCATGGCACGGCGCCAAAGTACGCGAATCTGGACAAGGTGAACCCGGGTTCGGTCGTGCTGTCCGGCGAAATGATGCTCCGCTACATGGGCTGGACCGAAGCGGCAGACGCCATCATCCGCGGTATGGATGCAGCGATTGCGGGCAAGCGCGTGACGTACGACTTCGCCCGGTTGATGGAAGGCGCGACCGAGATCAAGTGCTCGGAATTCGCTGACGAAGTGATCAAGGGCATGTAAGTGCTCATTGGCCCGGAGCAAGTCGGATTCGGCTTGCTCCGTGGCGATCGATGGTTGTCATCCAGTTTGACGGAGTCGTTGTTTTTGGTGGCGGTGTCTTAACGCTTCGATGAGTAGCGCCGCAAGTTTGGTTCGGGCCTGAAGGCCCTCCTACAAAAACTCCAAGCCACAGGTAAGGGAAGTGCTAGTTTGTGGGAGCGGCTTCAGCCGCGAACAGAAATTGCGGCGAAATGGATTCGGGCCTGAATGAGTCACCACAGAGGATTCGAGTGATCGCCGCGAGCCGGAACCGAACTTGAAGGCCCCCAGGCGTGGGGCAAACCGGGCGCGCCAATCGCGTCTCAGTCGCCGGTTGCCCAAAGTCTCATTAAGTGTGCAAAGCCGTGCCGATAGCCACCCTGGGTCGCGGATTCCGTGGCCCCCATCCCACCTCTGCATTTGGCAGGAATCCGCGCTACTCTGTGAGCCGCGAATTCCTGCAACCTGACCATGACTGACATCGACGAGACAAAACCCAAACCCCGGCACCCTGGGATTTACCTGCTGCCCAACCTGTTCACCACCCTGGGCATGCTTGGCGGGTTTTACGCCATTGTTTCGGCCTTTAGTGGGCACTACATCGAGGCTGCAATCGCGGTCTTCGTAGCCGGATTGCTGGATGGTATCGACGGCCGCGTGGCGCGTCTGACGAATACGCAGAGCGATTTCGGGGTGCAATACGACTCCCTGGCCGATCTCGTCAGCTTCGGCTTGGCACCCGCACTGGTGATGTACTCGTGGTCGTTGTCGAATCTGAAAAATTATGGCCCGATTGTCGGCAAGATCGGCTGGACGGTTGCGTTCGTTTACGCCGCCTGTGCGGCGATGCGCCTGGCCCGCTTCAACACCCAGGTCGGCGTGATCGATAAGCGCTATTTTCAGGGCTTGGCAAGCCCGGCTGCGGCCGGCCTGATGATGAGCTATGTGTGGACCATGAATGACCACGACGTATCGGGCGCCACGATGGCATTCGTGTCGTTGGGCGTCACGTTGTGTGCGGCGCTGCTGATGATCAGCAAGCTCCGGTATTTCAGCTTCAAGTCAAAACCCGAGAGCGAGAAGGTGCCGTTTTTGGTCCTGCCGATTCTGGTTGGCGTCATCGTGGCGCTCGTGATTGACACGCCGCGCGTGCTGTTCGGAATCGCGATTGTCTATGTGCTGTCTGGTCCGCTGTTGACGCTTTGGGGACTCAGGCATCGTCGCAAGGGGCAGCCGGGGTGATCCCCGTTCGGCGGGAGCGATCGGCCGAGGCGGCGCCCGTGCAGCGTCCGGATCCGATTGCGCTCATTGCTGAACTCAGCCAGGCGCTGGCGCTCAGCCTCGATCTTGGCGCCACGCTGCGCCTCGCTATTGGGCGGATTGTGGACGCGCTCGATGTCGAAGCGGTATCAGTCTTCATGATCGACCCCGAAGCCGAGGTGCTGCGCTGTCTGGCGGCGCATGGCCCCGTCGATATCGTCGGAATGAGTCTGCCGGTCGATCAGGGCATTGTCGGGCGGACCTTCCAGACCCGCCAATGCCAGATGGTCGATGACACGGCTGAGGATCCCGATTTTACGGGGGCGATCGACGCGGTCACCGGGTTTCGAACCCGCTCGATGATCTCGACGCCGTTGCTCACCGCGCAAGGCGCCATCGGTGTCCTGCAAGCCGTCAACAAGCGCGGCTGGCAGCGCTTTGACCTCGAAGATCGCGATCTGCTGCGTGCTTTGGCATCGCCACTCGCGCTCGCCGCGGCCAATGCGTTCATGGCGCGCTCGTTGATGGAGCAAACCCGGATTCGGCGCGAACTCGAGCTGGCTCGGCGGATGCAGCGTAGCCTCTTGCCCAAACGCCGGCGCGGCGATTTTCCGATCCTGGCGTTGCACCGGCCCGCGCGCGAGATCTCCGGCGACTTTTACGAATACTTCGATTTGCCAGACGGCCGCATCGCGTTTGCGATGGGCGACGTGGCCGGCAAGGGCTTGGATGCCGCGTTCCTGATGGTTCGCTGCGCGAGCTTGCTGCGCTGGACTGGCAAAGAAGGGCTGCCGCCTTCGGCTTGGCTTGCCCGTGTCAATCGCGAATTGTGCGAAAGCATGCAGGGTGGCAGTTTTGTCTGCGCGGTGGCGGGTCTGTTCGACCCGGAGACGCAAGAGGTCCATTGGTCGAATGCGGGGCTGCCATCGTTGATTCGTATTGACGCCGATCGACAGGTTCAGCAGTTTCGCGCGGAAGGACCGCCGCTTGGCATTCTCGCCGATATGGATTTTCCGGAACAGCGCTGCCACCTGCGTCATGCGAGTCTCTATCTGTTTTCTGATGGCGTCACCGACGCGCGCGATGCGGATGGCAACATGCTTGGCGTCGATGGCGCGGTGACAATGATTCGGAACCAGCAAGGCATTCAGCGGCCACAATCACGCCTGCGCCGCATTGCCTCCGAACTGCGCCGCCTGCAGCTCAGTGATGACACCACGCTGATGTTGATCGAGGGGTCATGAGCGCACCGGCCTTGCTCCGCTACCGCTTTGCAGCCCGCGCCGAAGCCTTGGCTGACATGCGGCATGCGCTCAAGTCCAGTCTGAAGGCCAAAGCCGTGTCGGACGCCGAGATCACCCGCCTCGTACTGGCGGTCGATGAAGCGGCGAGCAATATCATCAGGCATGCGTACCGCCAGTGTACGCCGGGCGAAATCGAACTGACGCTGACACGTGTGCGCGGCAAACTGCGTTTTCGGCTACGCGACTACGCGCCGCCTGTAGACAGCAAGTGCGTGAAGCCGAGGAATCTGGATGAGTGCCGGCCCGGTGGCTTGGGCATCAACCTGATTGATGACATCATGGACCGCTGGCGGTTGCGGGCGCTCAAGAAGCGCTGTGGCAACGTGCTGGTGATGTTCAAACGCCTGACCCAGGTGCGGGTCAGCAGCAGGAGCAAGCATGGATCGCGGGATCGTTGAATCAAAGCATGGTGTGTTTGGCATCCTCGATGTGCGCGGGGAGGTCGATCTGTCCTGGTCGCAGGAGTTGCGCGGCGCGGTACTGAAAGCGCTGCAGCAGCACGATGCGTTGGCCGTGCGCCTGGCGGCGGTGGATTACATCGACTCGTCCGGCATCGCCGCGCTGGTTGAGGGGTTCCAGCAGGCTCGCGGCAAGCAGCAACCTTTCATTTTGCTGACGCCGAGTCCGAGTGTGCGCGCTGTGCTCGAGTTGGCGCGGCTTGATCGGGTCTTTCAGATTCGGGAGCATCTGGACTGAGCATGCTGGCACCAACCTTAGACCGCATCGGACGTCGCACGGTTGCCGCAATCGGTGGTCTGGGGTATGGCGCCAGCGTGTTGGTCGAGAGTGTCTATTACCTGACCTTCGGCCGGTTCCGGGGGCAGCGCGTGCGTGCTTCGGCAATTTTCGAGCAGATGCGCGTTATCGGTGTGGACGCGGTCCCCATTGTGAGTTTGCTGAGTATTACCGTTGGCCTGATGCTCGCGATCCAGTTCATCTCGGCGCTGCGCGACTTTGGTGCCGAGACGGGCGTAATTATCGCAATTGCCAAATCGATCACCCGCGAGTTCGGCGTGCTGATCACCGGCATCTTGATCGCTGGTCGGTCCGGGTCGGCGTTGGCCGCGCGGATTGGCTCGATGACCGTGTCGCAGGAGGTTGATGCCCTGGCGGTCATGGGCGTGGACCCGGTGCGGTATCTGGCCGCGCCAGCGCTTGCTGCGCTCCTGATCATGATGCCCTGCCTGACGTTGCTCGCCGACGCGGTGGCGATACTTGGTTCGGGGCTCTACGCTGGCCCGAAGCTCGATATGAGTCTCTACAACTATTTGCAGCAGACCCTAGAACTGATCAAGCCGCGTGATCTGCTGGAGGGCCTTGGCAAGAGCGTGGTCTTTGCAATTCTCATCACGCTGGTCGGCGTGTGCACCGGCTTTTCGGTCAGCGGTGGCGCCGAAGGCGTTGGCCGGGCCACGACGCGCGCGGTGGTCTGGTCGATCACGGCGATCATCATTGCCGATATGGCCTTCAGCTTCTTCCTGAATCGGTGAGGCCATGGCAGACGCAGAAACTCCGGTCATCGAAGTGAAAGGCTTGGAGGCCTACTACGGGCGACGACGCATCCTGAAAAGCGTCGACTTCAGCGTCAACCGTGGCGAAGTGCGCGTCATCATGGGCGGCTCAGGTTCGGGCAAAAGCACGTTGCTTCGGCATCTGATTGGTTTGAATCGTCCGGCCGCTGGCCACGTGCGGGTCTTGGGCATTGATCTGGTCGAGGCGGGGACGGCAGAGTATCTGGCCTTGCGCAGGCAGATCGGCGTATCGTTTCAAGGCGGCGCCCTGATCACGTCGCTTGATGTCGAGGACAATGTGGCGCTGCCTCTGCGGGAGCATTACCCGGAGTTGGACGACAACACCGTCCGCATCATGGCCCGTCTGAAACTCGAAATCGTCAATCTGGGCGGGTTCCAACACTTGATGCCGTCGCAGTTATCCGGAGGCATGATCAAGCGTGCCGCGCTCGCGCGGGCGATCGTCATGGATCCCAAGTTGCTCTTTTTTGACGAGCCATCGGCCGGGCTTGATCCGGTGGTCTCGGCCGAACTCGACGAATTGATTCTGAAGTTGCGTGATGCGTTGCGCATGACCATTGTGGTGGTCACGCATGAGTTGGAGAGTGCCTTTCGGATTGCCGACACCATCACCGTCCTCGATCACGGCGACATTCTGATCAGCGGTACGGTCGATGATGTCCGGAACAGCCCGCTCGAACGGGTGCAGGACTTGTTGAATCGACGTCCACGTGACCTGGTGATCGATGCCGATGAGTATCTTCGTCGGCTGACCGAAGAGGACGCCACATGATGGTTGCGGGCCGAATCCGATGATGCCGATCGCCATCGATCGGGATCTGTTAATCGGCCTGGGCGTGGCGCTCGCGGTGGGCCTATTGATCGGTGTCGAACGCGAGCAGCGCCGCGTCACGCACCCGAACTTGGTCGCTGGCGTGCGGACGTTTGCCCTGCTGTCGTTGTCGGGTGCGCTGTGCAGTTTGCTCGGCGTCGCCATGCTGACTGCCGGGGCGCTCTTTGTCGCGGCGGCTGCCTTGATCAGCTACATCCGCATTCGAACTGATGATCCAGGTCTCACCACCGAAGTGTCGATGTTTGCCGTGTACGTACTCGGCGCGCTCGCCCTGCAAGCGCCCGTGCTGACTGCCGCGCTGGCGGTGGCGGTAGCGTTGCTTCTGGCCATGAAAACGCATTTGCATGCGTTCTCGCGGGAGCTGCTCAGCGCCGAAGAACTTCGCGACGGTCTGCTGCTGATTGCTTCGGCTTTGATCGTGCTGCCGTTGTTGCCCGACCATGCCGTCGATCCGTATGGTGTGCTGAACCCGTTCAAGGTTTGGCGTGTCGTCGTTTTGGTCATGGCGATCAATGCGCTCGGCTATGTGGCGCAGCGGATGCTCGGCGCCCGCTTGGGTTTGCCGATCTCCGGATTTGTCGGCGGGTTTGTGTCGTCCACCGCAACCATCGGTGCCATGGGGCAGCGTGCGAAGGCGCACCCGGACCAACGCCGTTCCTGCGTGGCCGCCGCTGCGGTGTCGAACGTCGCGACCATCATCCAGATGGGCCTGGTATTGATCGCTCTGGCGCCGAATTTGTTCCAGCACCTGAGCCGGCCCATGCTGATCGCAGGGCTCGCAACCCTGCTTGCGGCGGCGATGACTGGTCTTCATGCATGGCGTGAGCCGGCGGGCGAGGGGGCTGCCATGCGGGGTCGCCCGTTCGAGTTGAAACAAGCGCTACTGTTTGCGGCGCTGGTGACCGGCATCTTGTTCACGTCCGCGTTGCTGGTGCGTTGGTTTGGCGACAAAGGTGTAATGCTCGCGGCGGGCTTCGCCGGTTTCGCCGATGTGCACGCGGCGGCTGCCTCCGTGGCGCAAATGTTGTTTGCAGAGCAGATCAGTCTGGACCAGGCCGAATGGGCCGTGTTGATTGGGCTGGTCTGCAACACGGTCAGCAAGACCGTAGTCGCGTTTGCGACAGGTGGTCGCGCATTTGCCTGGATGCTGATGCCGATTCTGATCGCGCTATTGCTGAGCTTCAGTCTGACGATTTGGCTTTGGTAGCCGTTGCGTCCTTGAACGCCACCCAGACGGCCTTCCATTGCGTCCGCGGTGCGTCGGGCAGAATCGGCGCATCGACCAATCGACTGGCCTGTTCGGTATTCGGATACACCGCTTGATCCATTAGCAGCGACGCAGACTGCAAGGCCTGTGCCTCGACATTGGGATTCGCGTAGTGCAACTGGTCGCTGATGCCGGCGATGACGTCTGGGCGTAACAAGTAGTTGATGAATTGATGCGCGTTGCCTGGGTGGGGCGCTGAATTCGGAATTGCCATCACGTCAACCCAGCGAATCGCGCCTTCCTTCGGGATCCGATATTGGACGCGACGGTCCGTTGCCAGTGCCTGCGTCGCTGCTCGCCGCAGATCACCCGAATACCCGAGCACGACGCACGCTTTGCCGGCCGCCAATGCATCCACGTAGGTATCGGCGGCGAGAACCGAAACGTATGGCCGGATGGCCTGCAGGGCCGCCGCTGCGGCCGCCAGATCGGCGTCGCTCGCCGAGGCGACCGGCCGGTGCGCCGCAATGAGCGCGGACGCGATGACATCGGTCATGTCGTCCACTATGGTGATGCCGCAGTCGGCCAACTTGGCCGCATGTTCGGGGTTGAACACCAGACTCCACGAGTCGAGATCGGCATCAGCACCGAGGCGGCTCTGGACGGCCGCCACATCGATCGCAAGTCCGGTCGTGCCCCACAGATAGGGAACCAGAT
It contains:
- the icd gene encoding NADP-dependent isocitrate dehydrogenase codes for the protein MAETSIKVPEGGAKITIQNGRLNVPDNPIIPFIEGDGTGPDIWRASVRVLDAAVAKAYGGKRQIHWMEVFAGEKANNLLGTWLPDATVDACRDYLVSIKGPLTTPVGGGIRSLNVALRQMLDLFVCLRPVRWFKGVPSPVRMPEKVDMVIFRENTEDIYAGIEYAAGSDAAQKLLDFIQANDPKAFDKIRFGTKAKAEGWQKALEGIGSPARDVGVNVGIGIKPVSYLGTERLVHSAIAYAIQNKRKSVTIVHKGNIMKYTEGAFRNWGYEVAEKFFGDKVYTWEQWERTKAADGEAAANAEQKAALAAGKVLIKDSIADITLQQVLTRPDEFDVIATLNLNGDYLSDALAAQVGGIGIAPGGNINGVTGHAVFEATHGTAPKYANLDKVNPGSVVLSGEMMLRYMGWTEAADAIIRGMDAAIAGKRVTYDFARLMEGATEIKCSEFADEVIKGM
- a CDS encoding ATP-binding protein, whose product is MSAPALLRYRFAARAEALADMRHALKSSLKAKAVSDAEITRLVLAVDEAASNIIRHAYRQCTPGEIELTLTRVRGKLRFRLRDYAPPVDSKCVKPRNLDECRPGGLGINLIDDIMDRWRLRALKKRCGNVLVMFKRLTQVRVSSRSKHGSRDR
- a CDS encoding DUF2167 domain-containing protein, producing MIYHVALLLGALFLLYLLYKVHIGWAVAEAVVPFAAVYFLLGSLEGIVFWILCGVFAAVLPLIAIAFAKGALKKQLGMVAVLVAVAAAMSAKAYEIDLRLRLDDAGYRAMIQSDPALKARFEASPRLTRWLTEAEKYRGARKRPPVRTAQTVAQESKKGAVISLKGESEIGIWKRAMTGLEAQQGAIKLDDSGATIELPAKFKFIHRDTLEPALAIVKLELDRDLLGWIVHVDAPFDDRLNAWWVEVRRLGGGHVAMGNAATTSAQEFKDLTFEETSNRAKKSGKLLSFLGFPIAPWANDTEAAAAWVGAYGADGQQVSLCRGMALGRNDQIIYAMRTRFDPNWQELCFLSVKTLARHTRFEPGKTYADYARFSDSSTGEVADFISGARVVGRGL
- a CDS encoding STAS domain-containing protein; the encoded protein is MDRGIVESKHGVFGILDVRGEVDLSWSQELRGAVLKALQQHDALAVRLAAVDYIDSSGIAALVEGFQQARGKQQPFILLTPSPSVRAVLELARLDRVFQIREHLD
- a CDS encoding ABC transporter ATP-binding protein, producing the protein MADAETPVIEVKGLEAYYGRRRILKSVDFSVNRGEVRVIMGGSGSGKSTLLRHLIGLNRPAAGHVRVLGIDLVEAGTAEYLALRRQIGVSFQGGALITSLDVEDNVALPLREHYPELDDNTVRIMARLKLEIVNLGGFQHLMPSQLSGGMIKRAALARAIVMDPKLLFFDEPSAGLDPVVSAELDELILKLRDALRMTIVVVTHELESAFRIADTITVLDHGDILISGTVDDVRNSPLERVQDLLNRRPRDLVIDADEYLRRLTEEDAT
- a CDS encoding MgtC/SapB family protein produces the protein MMPIAIDRDLLIGLGVALAVGLLIGVEREQRRVTHPNLVAGVRTFALLSLSGALCSLLGVAMLTAGALFVAAAALISYIRIRTDDPGLTTEVSMFAVYVLGALALQAPVLTAALAVAVALLLAMKTHLHAFSRELLSAEELRDGLLLIASALIVLPLLPDHAVDPYGVLNPFKVWRVVVLVMAINALGYVAQRMLGARLGLPISGFVGGFVSSTATIGAMGQRAKAHPDQRRSCVAAAAVSNVATIIQMGLVLIALAPNLFQHLSRPMLIAGLATLLAAAMTGLHAWREPAGEGAAMRGRPFELKQALLFAALVTGILFTSALLVRWFGDKGVMLAAGFAGFADVHAAAASVAQMLFAEQISLDQAEWAVLIGLVCNTVSKTVVAFATGGRAFAWMLMPILIALLLSFSLTIWLW
- a CDS encoding MlaE family ABC transporter permease, whose amino-acid sequence is MLAPTLDRIGRRTVAAIGGLGYGASVLVESVYYLTFGRFRGQRVRASAIFEQMRVIGVDAVPIVSLLSITVGLMLAIQFISALRDFGAETGVIIAIAKSITREFGVLITGILIAGRSGSALAARIGSMTVSQEVDALAVMGVDPVRYLAAPALAALLIMMPCLTLLADAVAILGSGLYAGPKLDMSLYNYLQQTLELIKPRDLLEGLGKSVVFAILITLVGVCTGFSVSGGAEGVGRATTRAVVWSITAIIIADMAFSFFLNR
- a CDS encoding PP2C family protein-serine/threonine phosphatase, which gives rise to MQRPDPIALIAELSQALALSLDLGATLRLAIGRIVDALDVEAVSVFMIDPEAEVLRCLAAHGPVDIVGMSLPVDQGIVGRTFQTRQCQMVDDTAEDPDFTGAIDAVTGFRTRSMISTPLLTAQGAIGVLQAVNKRGWQRFDLEDRDLLRALASPLALAAANAFMARSLMEQTRIRRELELARRMQRSLLPKRRRGDFPILALHRPAREISGDFYEYFDLPDGRIAFAMGDVAGKGLDAAFLMVRCASLLRWTGKEGLPPSAWLARVNRELCESMQGGSFVCAVAGLFDPETQEVHWSNAGLPSLIRIDADRQVQQFRAEGPPLGILADMDFPEQRCHLRHASLYLFSDGVTDARDADGNMLGVDGAVTMIRNQQGIQRPQSRLRRIASELRRLQLSDDTTLMLIEGS
- a CDS encoding CDP-alcohol phosphatidyltransferase family protein, with translation MTDIDETKPKPRHPGIYLLPNLFTTLGMLGGFYAIVSAFSGHYIEAAIAVFVAGLLDGIDGRVARLTNTQSDFGVQYDSLADLVSFGLAPALVMYSWSLSNLKNYGPIVGKIGWTVAFVYAACAAMRLARFNTQVGVIDKRYFQGLASPAAAGLMMSYVWTMNDHDVSGATMAFVSLGVTLCAALLMISKLRYFSFKSKPESEKVPFLVLPILVGVIVALVIDTPRVLFGIAIVYVLSGPLLTLWGLRHRRKGQPG
- the msrA gene encoding peptide-methionine (S)-S-oxide reductase MsrA; this encodes MGLMHLPSADKALPGRDTAMSISNRHAVHGRPLTGAFVGLRRIQFGMGCFWGAERKFWSIPGVYTTAVGYAGGTTRNPTYREVCSGLTGHAEVVMVIYDPGQVNLASLLKVFFESHDPTQGMRQGNDLGTQYRSAIYLDSDDDRQLAEQCLARYQQALGTAGRGAATTEIRVGQTFYFAEEDHQQYLHKNPGGYCGLGGTGVLCPIPGTH